One segment of Ipomoea triloba cultivar NCNSP0323 chromosome 12, ASM357664v1 DNA contains the following:
- the LOC115998505 gene encoding membrane-bound transcription factor site-2 protease homolog, giving the protein MEGRRVRRSGRGQSNQTLLPLRARRLSNTISCWYCDFKFSMLNEPLFLFGRRHSRYLRSWFAMGVGFSLAALLGVTLILLWELGRILHPYNEESQFINLLSGSLFGFSSGLSGLTISVADIGYLCISTIISVSVHELGHALAAASEGIQMEYIAVFLAVLFPGALVAFNHEILQALPKSAALRIYCAGIWHNAGLCAVCAISLFILPLILYPVYIHGERPMVLNVASTSPLSRYLSPNDVIHSVDGIRINTVQEWLQIATSLTEQEYQGNYSAFKSSSGKGYCVPNSLLEKRIHVQLRGNETTCPNDLIAFVATSCPELKFSGDWQMENIYCLYAKDILKLEKCGDGWTKSSDNRSSCLCSQEESCLAPVLLPGVAWVEITYLRPFMPGCYQFQRTHFLDDKNSDFGDKGCFQSFVFIGDVESLLDSVHMTSYQPRWPTKFGAQFPNVLEKLLMFVFHVSLTLALLNSLPVYFLDGESILELLLQYLRFLSPRKRRVALKCCLLGGTFITTLIIFRVFVSF; this is encoded by the exons ATGGAAGGAAGGAGGGTGAGGAGGAGCGGGAGAGGACAAAGCAATCAAACTCTTTTGCCCTTGCGCGCACGCCGCCTTTCCAACACCATTTCTTGTTG GTATTGTGACTTCAAGTTCTCTATGTTGAACGAGCCCCTCTTTCTTTTTGGACGACGACACTCTAG GTACTTGAGATCTTGGTTTGCCATGGGGGTTGGTTTTAGTTTGGCTGCATTGCTTGGAGTTACTCTG ATTCTTCTCTGGGAATTGGGCAGAATTCTGCATCCATACAATGAGGAGTCCCAATTCATCAATTTATTAAGTGGCTCTTTATTTGGTTTTTCTTCTGGG CTTTCAGGTTTGACCATCTCAGTTGCTGACATTGGATACTTGTGTATATCTACCATTATCTCTGTATCTGTGCATGAACTTGGGCATGCTCTTGCTGCTGCAAG TGAGGGCATACAAATGGAGTATATTGCTGTGTTTTTGGCAGTACTATTTCCAGGAGCTCTGGTGGCATTTAATCATGAGATATTGCAGGCATTACCTAAATCTGCTGCTCTTCGTATATACTGTGCTGGAATTTGGCATAATGCAGGA CTTTGTGCTGTTTGTGCCATTTCATTGTTCATCCTACCATTGATCTTGTATCCAGTTTACATACATGGTGAAAGACCCATG GTTTTAAATGTGGCCTCAACATCGCCATTGTCTAGATACCTGTCTCCAAATGATGTGATTCATTCTGTAGATGGAATCCGCATTAACACTGTTCAAGAGTGGCTGCAGATTGCTACTTCATTAACTGAGCAGGAATACCAAGGCAATTACAGTGCTTTTAAATCCAGTAGTGGAAAAGGGTACTGTGTTCCTAATTCATTGCTTGAAAAGAGAATTCATGTTCAATTGAGAGGCAACGAGACAACTTGTCCAAATGATCTTATTGCCTTTGTAGCAACATCTTGCCCGGAATTGAAATTTTCAGGTGATTGGCAAATGGAAAATATTTATTGCTTGTATGCTAAAGATATTTTAAAGCTTGAGAAATGTGGAGATGGATGGACAAAAAGTTCTGACAATAGAAGCAGCTGCTTGTGCTCACAG GAGGAATCTTGCCTTGCTCCAGTCCTATTGCCAGGCGTTGCATGGGTTGAGATCACATATTTGAGGCCTTTTATGCCAGGATGTTATCAGTTTCAAAGAACTCATTTTCTAGATGATAAGAATTCTGATTTTGGTGACAAAGGTTGCTTCCAGAGCTTTGTATTTATTGGTGATGTGGAATCTTTGTTGGATTCAGTTCATATGACTTCATATCAGCCTCGTTGGCCAACTAAATTTGGTGCACAATTTCCAAATGTTCTGGAAAAGCTTTTGATGTTTGTGTTTCATGTCTCTCTGACACTTGCTCTTCTCAATAGCTTACCG GTATATTTTCTTGATGGTGAATCCATTTTAGAGTTATTGTTGCAGTATCTAAGGTTCTTGAGCCCAAGGAAGAGGAGAGTGGCTCTTAAATGTTGCCTACTTGGAGGGACCTTCATCACCACCctaatcattttccgggtttttgtttcattttaa